In the genome of Fulvivirga maritima, one region contains:
- the creD gene encoding cell envelope integrity protein CreD, which translates to MEQSENNTLERINSGIKNSIILKVITITVIALLLLIPASSIESLIYERQFNRTEAVKEVSSKWGGMQELTGPYLTVPYKKYYKSDGEVKYEIKRAHFLPEDLDINGVVTPNKLKRGIYEVVLYNTKLNFSGIFSKPDFSMWNVNNDDILWDDAYLSIGIPDMSGVKEQVDVLWDKRKLPVEGGLADYDIVSSGITSRVALSDSTDEKHTFNFTLDLNGNESLSFIPLGKSTTVALESPWADPSFMGNFLPSEREVTDDGFDAKWKIFSLNRNFPQQWINDAYKVNAASFGVNLLLPVDDYQKNMRSAKYAMLIIAFTFAIFFLVEILNKKRFHPFQYVLVGLAIVLFYSLLLSFSEHTGFNVAYLISSVAVVALISIYISAVFKQIKITAITTVLLSVIYFFIYIILQLQDFALLVGSVGLFVALACVMYFSRNIDWYNINKKPVEGLQ; encoded by the coding sequence ATGGAACAATCAGAAAACAACACATTGGAAAGGATAAATAGTGGCATTAAGAATTCCATTATTTTAAAGGTCATTACTATTACTGTTATTGCCTTGCTTTTGCTTATACCGGCAAGTAGCATAGAGTCATTAATTTATGAAAGACAGTTTAATAGAACGGAAGCAGTGAAAGAAGTGAGCTCTAAATGGGGTGGAATGCAGGAGCTTACGGGTCCATACCTCACAGTGCCATACAAGAAGTATTATAAGAGTGATGGAGAGGTGAAATATGAAATAAAAAGAGCTCATTTCTTACCAGAAGACCTTGATATTAATGGCGTAGTTACTCCTAACAAGTTAAAAAGGGGGATCTATGAAGTGGTGCTATATAATACCAAGCTTAACTTCTCAGGTATCTTTTCTAAGCCTGACTTTTCTATGTGGAATGTTAATAATGATGATATCCTTTGGGATGACGCCTATCTTTCAATAGGAATACCTGATATGTCAGGCGTAAAAGAGCAGGTAGATGTTTTGTGGGATAAGCGTAAGCTTCCTGTTGAAGGCGGCTTGGCTGATTATGATATTGTTAGTTCAGGTATAACTTCTCGGGTGGCACTGTCAGATTCTACAGACGAGAAACATACTTTTAATTTCACTTTAGATTTAAATGGAAACGAGAGCCTGAGTTTTATCCCTTTAGGTAAAAGTACTACCGTGGCACTAGAGTCGCCTTGGGCAGATCCTAGTTTTATGGGTAACTTCCTGCCCAGTGAAAGGGAAGTGACCGATGATGGCTTTGATGCTAAATGGAAGATCTTTTCTCTTAACAGAAACTTCCCTCAACAGTGGATAAATGATGCCTATAAAGTGAATGCGGCTTCTTTTGGGGTAAATTTATTATTGCCGGTAGATGATTATCAAAAGAATATGCGGTCAGCTAAATACGCTATGCTGATTATAGCTTTTACATTCGCTATATTTTTTCTGGTGGAAATACTTAACAAGAAAAGATTCCATCCTTTTCAGTATGTATTAGTAGGTTTGGCTATAGTGCTTTTTTATAGTCTATTGCTCTCCTTTTCTGAGCATACTGGTTTTAATGTAGCTTACCTTATCTCCAGTGTAGCGGTAGTAGCGCTCATATCCATCTATATTTCAGCAGTATTTAAGCAAATTAAAATTACAGCCATTACTACAGTGTTGCTCTCTGTTATTTACTTCTTTATCTATATCATTCTTCAGCTTCAAGATTTTGCCTTGCTGGTAGGTAGCGTAGGATTGTTCGTAGCTTTAGCTTGTGTTATGTATTTTTCAAGAAACATAGATTGGTATAATATCAATAAAAAGCCGGTAGAAGGGCTTCAATAA
- a CDS encoding Kazal-type serine protease inhibitor family protein translates to MRKKINTEAMCTKEYMPVCGCNGQTYGNKCEAKAAGLTSWTDGACPEKPSK, encoded by the coding sequence ATGAGAAAAAAAATTAACACTGAAGCCATGTGTACAAAAGAATACATGCCTGTATGCGGCTGTAACGGACAAACTTATGGCAATAAATGTGAGGCTAAAGCAGCAGGACTCACTTCCTGGACAGACGGCGCCTGCCCAGAGAAACCATCAAAGTGA
- a CDS encoding GNAT family N-acetyltransferase — protein MINIQRADSSHIDTIIDFQKKMAWQTEELELDTDTLQKGVSAVFDDPTKGQYYVAINEEEVIGCLLVTPEWSEWRNGTVLWIQSVYVIKEYRKQGVFKQMYNYLKAKVIADEKLMGLRLYVEKTNLPAQKVYEAIGMNGDHYHFFEWMKTF, from the coding sequence ATGATAAATATACAAAGAGCCGATTCATCACACATAGACACTATTATTGATTTCCAGAAAAAAATGGCCTGGCAAACTGAAGAGCTGGAGCTAGATACTGACACTTTACAAAAAGGAGTATCTGCCGTTTTTGATGATCCCACCAAAGGTCAATATTATGTGGCCATTAATGAAGAAGAAGTAATTGGCTGCCTGCTGGTAACGCCTGAGTGGAGCGAGTGGAGAAATGGCACGGTACTTTGGATACAATCTGTATATGTTATAAAAGAATACCGCAAGCAAGGTGTATTTAAGCAAATGTATAATTACCTCAAAGCCAAAGTAATAGCAGACGAAAAACTTATGGGATTAAGGTTGTATGTAGAAAAAACCAACCTCCCCGCCCAAAAAGTATACGAGGCCATAGGAATGAACGGAGATCATTATCATTTCTTTGAATGGATGAAAACCTTTTAG
- a CDS encoding sigma-54-dependent transcriptional regulator — protein MNRLTANILIIDDDLDVLHSARMALKPIFTQITAESQPQQINYLLNQNVYDVILLDMNYTTGATSGREGLMWLQNIIDKKPTQQVVMITAYGDIKLAVEAMKIGATDFVVKPWDNEKLQATVRAAYQLSQSQREVKQLREKQSGMKALLNQPGVEIIGQSPTMKELFRMTDKVATTDANVIIFGENGTGKELLAQFIHEKSERRENVFVKVDLGTISESLFESEMFGHTKGSFTDARQDKIGRFELAQGGTLFLDEIGNLSLPLQAKLLTAIQHKTITRVGSTTPISIDCRIISATNNNLFEMVEKGEFREDLLYRLNTVELMVPALAKRPEDIPLLADHFIQIFANKYRKGAMKLSRKSYDLLSKHLWPGNIRELQHAMERAVIMSDESTLQPHHFLLQSSKPKVSPSNSVNLNEIEKETIEIAIAKHQGNISKAAKELGLGRTTIYRKMDKYGIKY, from the coding sequence ATGAACCGGCTGACCGCTAATATTTTAATTATTGATGACGACCTAGATGTGCTGCACTCTGCCCGGATGGCATTAAAACCCATTTTCACTCAAATCACCGCAGAGAGTCAACCCCAGCAAATCAACTATCTACTCAATCAAAACGTGTATGATGTCATTCTGCTAGACATGAACTATACCACAGGAGCTACCAGCGGCAGAGAAGGCCTCATGTGGCTTCAGAATATCATAGACAAAAAACCCACGCAGCAAGTAGTGATGATCACCGCTTATGGCGACATAAAGTTAGCTGTAGAAGCCATGAAAATAGGAGCTACCGATTTTGTGGTGAAACCCTGGGATAATGAAAAGCTACAAGCCACCGTACGTGCGGCCTATCAGCTGAGCCAATCACAAAGAGAAGTGAAACAGCTACGAGAAAAGCAGTCAGGCATGAAAGCCCTTCTTAACCAACCCGGAGTAGAAATAATAGGACAATCACCTACCATGAAGGAGCTGTTTCGCATGACTGATAAAGTAGCCACCACAGATGCTAATGTTATCATTTTTGGTGAAAATGGCACCGGAAAAGAGTTATTAGCTCAGTTTATCCACGAAAAATCAGAAAGGCGAGAAAATGTATTTGTAAAGGTAGATCTGGGCACTATTAGCGAGAGTTTATTCGAATCAGAAATGTTTGGCCATACTAAAGGATCCTTTACAGATGCCAGGCAAGATAAAATTGGCCGGTTTGAATTAGCGCAAGGAGGCACCTTATTTCTTGATGAAATTGGCAACTTGTCTTTGCCGCTTCAAGCGAAACTACTAACAGCTATTCAGCACAAAACTATCACCAGAGTAGGCTCCACTACCCCCATAAGCATTGATTGCCGTATTATTTCCGCCACCAATAATAATCTTTTTGAAATGGTAGAGAAAGGCGAGTTTAGGGAAGACTTACTTTACAGACTCAATACCGTGGAACTCATGGTGCCAGCATTAGCCAAAAGGCCGGAAGACATTCCTTTACTAGCAGATCATTTTATTCAAATATTTGCAAATAAATACCGTAAAGGCGCCATGAAACTCAGCCGTAAGAGCTACGACTTACTGAGCAAGCATCTTTGGCCGGGTAATATCAGGGAGCTGCAACATGCCATGGAAAGAGCGGTAATCATGAGCGACGAGTCCACACTGCAGCCACACCATTTTTTACTACAAAGCTCCAAGCCCAAAGTCAGCCCTTCAAATTCAGTGAACTTAAATGAAATTGAAAAAGAAACCATAGAAATTGCTATTGCGAAACATCAGGGAAACATTTCCAAAGCAGCCAAAGAATTAGGCCTGGGACGCACCACCATTTACAGAAAAATGGATAAGTATGGCATAAAGTATTAA
- a CDS encoding YpdA family putative bacillithiol disulfide reductase has protein sequence MYDVLIIGAGPIGLACGIEAKKAGLEYVIIDKGCLVNSVFNYPLGMTFFSTSEKLEIGGVPFVSHLNKPNRFEALEYYRRVTMNYELNVKLYEEVKTTVKGEDGIFTITTAKGTYTSKAIILATGFYDIPYLMNVPGEDLPKVMHYYKEPHPYIGQKIIVVGAANSAVDVALETYRKGADVTMVVRESGILDTVKYWVRPDIENRIAEKSIKSYFNSQITEIRPYEVDIMTPDGPKTLENDYVMAMTGYKPNFSFMEAMGIEFQDDQFNTPKYNDQTQESNVENIYLAGVVCGGLKTNKWFIENSRVHAEVIIDDLAKKVK, from the coding sequence ATGTATGATGTTTTGATAATAGGTGCCGGCCCCATAGGTTTGGCTTGTGGTATAGAAGCTAAAAAAGCTGGGTTGGAATATGTAATTATTGATAAAGGGTGCCTTGTAAATTCAGTGTTTAATTACCCACTGGGTATGACCTTTTTTTCTACCTCTGAGAAGTTGGAGATAGGAGGAGTGCCTTTTGTTTCTCATTTGAATAAACCAAATAGATTTGAAGCTTTAGAGTATTACAGAAGAGTGACCATGAACTATGAGCTTAATGTAAAACTCTATGAAGAAGTAAAAACTACTGTTAAAGGTGAAGATGGTATTTTCACCATTACTACTGCAAAGGGTACTTATACAAGTAAGGCCATAATACTGGCTACTGGCTTTTATGATATTCCCTATTTAATGAATGTTCCTGGCGAAGACCTGCCTAAAGTAATGCACTATTATAAGGAACCTCACCCATATATAGGGCAGAAAATTATAGTGGTAGGAGCTGCTAACTCTGCTGTAGATGTGGCTCTGGAGACATATCGTAAAGGAGCTGATGTTACCATGGTGGTGCGTGAGTCTGGCATTTTAGATACTGTAAAATATTGGGTGAGGCCTGATATAGAAAATAGGATAGCAGAAAAATCTATCAAGTCATATTTTAATTCTCAGATAACAGAGATAAGACCTTATGAGGTAGATATCATGACTCCTGATGGACCAAAAACGCTGGAGAATGATTACGTAATGGCAATGACGGGGTATAAGCCTAACTTCTCATTTATGGAAGCTATGGGTATAGAATTTCAGGATGATCAGTTTAATACGCCTAAATACAATGACCAGACTCAGGAGAGTAATGTGGAAAACATCTACTTAGCCGGAGTGGTGTGTGGAGGTTTAAAAACTAATAAATGGTTTATCGAGAATTCTAGAGTGCATGCTGAAGTGATTATTGATGACCTGGCAAAAAAAGTGAAATAG
- a CDS encoding phosphatase PAP2 family protein — MITAYKRLLLELGRHKSEYILFITSLIIPAIICLLSLDAFLEITERMKADELLHFDNNVTNFVFQYRADTTTQWVTFITNLGDAWAYSIIIPIIAALLYYRGHRWKVSIQASLVLATAFLLNITIKHLLGRPRPLEAVRLVTAHSYSFPSGHSMSAMAFYGFLVYLTYKYIPNLWVKILLITVELSLIILIGLSRVYLGVHYPSDVLAGFIAGLFWLIICIVVFKFINFYRQQRAKKLAQENKA; from the coding sequence ATGATTACAGCATATAAACGCTTATTACTTGAATTAGGAAGACATAAGTCGGAATACATACTTTTTATTACCTCACTGATTATTCCGGCAATTATCTGCCTGCTTTCATTAGATGCCTTTCTGGAAATTACAGAAAGAATGAAAGCCGATGAACTCCTTCACTTCGATAATAACGTGACTAACTTTGTATTTCAATACCGAGCTGACACCACTACCCAGTGGGTCACTTTTATTACTAACCTGGGCGATGCGTGGGCCTACTCTATTATAATACCTATCATAGCCGCTTTACTTTATTACCGTGGACATAGATGGAAAGTATCCATTCAGGCCTCTCTGGTGCTAGCCACAGCATTTTTGCTCAATATCACCATTAAGCACTTGTTAGGGCGCCCGAGACCCTTGGAAGCCGTCCGCTTAGTCACTGCACATTCTTACAGCTTCCCTAGCGGACATAGCATGAGCGCTATGGCCTTTTATGGCTTTCTGGTTTACCTCACTTACAAATACATCCCCAATTTATGGGTTAAAATCCTGCTTATTACTGTAGAATTATCGCTTATCATTCTCATAGGACTGAGTAGGGTATATCTGGGCGTACACTATCCTAGTGATGTACTGGCCGGATTTATTGCTGGGTTATTCTGGCTGATTATCTGCATAGTAGTATTTAAGTTTATCAACTTTTACAGACAGCAGCGCGCTAAAAAGCTGGCTCAGGAAAATAAAGCGTAA
- a CDS encoding calcium/sodium antiporter produces MLKAFLEEKDHIVYMQVYILFIVGFVFLIKGADLLVEGATSIGRRLNISSIVIGLTIVSFGTSLPELLVNLIASYNDNPDIGVGNVLGSNIANILLILGVAAIINPLPITKNTYFIEVPFSLTATLLVGFLANASFFGKTNDFIISQYDGFILLFFFVLFMGYVYIVSKQKRTEFNSDEFKQMPITKSVIFIVIGIVGLYFGGIWVVDGAVTIARAFHMSEGFIGLTIIALGTSLPELVTSAMAAFKKNTDIAVGNVVGSNIFNLLWILGVSASIKPIPYDVISNADIFMIIASSTLLILAVVIGKKPVISRWEGFFFLIAYAWYITFLLQRG; encoded by the coding sequence TTGTTAAAAGCTTTTTTGGAAGAAAAAGACCATATTGTCTATATGCAGGTTTATATATTATTTATAGTTGGATTTGTTTTCTTAATTAAAGGGGCCGATTTACTGGTGGAGGGAGCTACTTCTATAGGAAGAAGGCTGAACATTTCCAGTATAGTCATAGGGCTTACTATAGTGTCTTTTGGCACGTCCTTGCCTGAGTTACTGGTTAACCTTATTGCCAGTTATAACGATAATCCTGATATAGGGGTGGGGAATGTTTTGGGTAGCAACATCGCTAACATCTTACTTATTTTAGGTGTGGCGGCTATCATTAACCCATTGCCAATCACTAAAAACACCTATTTCATAGAAGTTCCATTTTCATTAACCGCTACACTGTTGGTAGGCTTTTTGGCAAATGCCTCTTTCTTTGGTAAAACTAATGACTTCATTATCAGTCAGTATGATGGCTTTATCTTGCTGTTCTTTTTTGTGCTTTTTATGGGCTATGTGTATATAGTCTCTAAGCAGAAAAGAACTGAATTTAATTCCGATGAGTTTAAGCAAATGCCTATAACCAAATCGGTAATATTTATAGTCATAGGTATAGTGGGTCTTTACTTTGGAGGTATTTGGGTGGTAGATGGTGCAGTAACCATTGCCCGTGCTTTTCATATGAGCGAAGGCTTTATTGGTCTTACTATTATTGCTTTAGGAACTTCACTGCCCGAATTAGTTACTTCGGCTATGGCGGCTTTTAAGAAAAATACTGATATAGCCGTGGGTAATGTGGTGGGGTCCAATATTTTTAACTTACTCTGGATACTCGGTGTGAGCGCCTCTATTAAGCCTATTCCTTATGATGTGATCAGCAATGCAGATATTTTTATGATCATAGCTTCCAGTACGCTGCTTATCCTGGCCGTGGTAATTGGTAAAAAGCCGGTTATTAGCCGGTGGGAAGGTTTTTTCTTTCTTATTGCTTATGCCTGGTATATCACCTTCCTTTTGCAAAGAGGTTAA
- a CDS encoding winged helix-turn-helix domain-containing protein, with product MKSYLNNLHKAFENRTRLGVMSALAVNESVSFNELRELLGVTDGNLASHLKALEKEQFIEVQKSFIGRKPNTSYMITKAGKKAFAEHLDALEKLIKEQSK from the coding sequence GTGAAAAGTTATTTAAATAATCTACATAAGGCATTTGAAAACAGAACCCGGCTCGGTGTTATGTCCGCTTTGGCGGTAAACGAATCGGTGAGTTTTAATGAGCTAAGAGAGTTGCTAGGGGTGACAGACGGCAACCTGGCCAGTCACTTGAAGGCTCTGGAAAAGGAGCAGTTTATAGAGGTGCAAAAGTCATTTATTGGCAGAAAGCCTAATACCTCATATATGATTACTAAAGCAGGAAAGAAGGCTTTTGCTGAGCACTTAGATGCATTGGAAAAATTGATAAAGGAACAATCAAAATAA
- a CDS encoding sensor histidine kinase, with protein MNFKNFRIFVITAVALIIILAFGIAYTIIYTEWIFTPLALAIILMATSIYLIRHTEKTNIKLTHFLLSIKQGGFTSTFSKGKSNPTDAQLNSALNDIIQEFQKINLEKERQFQYLKTLNENIGVGLISYAEDGNIEMINPAAKSLLQKPLIRSISDLKTIDSKLHETISHLKAEEKRVIKTYIGQETLQLSVQLKEFIIDRKKVKLLLIQNLLFELDQKEVEAWQKLISVLTHEIMNSVTPIASLNSSVNQLLHQNNQQQLSPDDREDIYCSLDTIEKRSKGLIKFINVYKDFSKTPELTYSRFNLISIVNRLLQLLAPDMEKAKVQHELHCSSTEIKIWADQQLIEQVIINLLKNALEAVKETEKPLIKINIEAAINKTRISITNNGPWIPAEELEKIFIPFYSTKKGGSGIGLSLAKQIMKLHRGNIQAYSTENGNSTFTLTF; from the coding sequence ATGAATTTTAAAAACTTTAGAATTTTCGTAATTACAGCCGTAGCCCTTATAATAATTCTGGCCTTTGGCATAGCATACACAATCATTTATACAGAATGGATTTTCACACCGCTAGCATTAGCCATAATACTAATGGCCACAAGCATCTACCTGATAAGACACACCGAAAAAACGAATATTAAACTCACCCATTTTTTGCTTTCCATTAAGCAAGGAGGCTTTACCTCTACCTTTTCAAAAGGCAAAAGCAATCCGACTGACGCACAATTGAATTCTGCTTTAAATGATATTATTCAGGAATTTCAAAAAATCAATTTAGAAAAAGAAAGGCAATTTCAATACTTAAAAACCCTCAATGAAAATATAGGAGTAGGGTTAATAAGTTATGCCGAAGATGGCAACATTGAAATGATAAACCCGGCAGCCAAAAGTTTATTACAAAAGCCCTTAATCAGAAGTATTAGTGACTTAAAAACCATTGACAGCAAGCTCCATGAAACCATCAGCCATTTAAAAGCGGAAGAAAAAAGAGTAATTAAAACTTATATAGGTCAGGAAACACTGCAGCTCTCTGTGCAGCTCAAAGAGTTTATAATAGACCGCAAAAAGGTAAAGCTACTACTGATACAAAATTTGCTTTTTGAATTGGACCAAAAAGAAGTTGAAGCATGGCAAAAACTGATCAGTGTGCTTACTCATGAAATCATGAACTCTGTAACCCCAATTGCCTCACTTAACAGCTCAGTGAATCAATTGCTACATCAGAATAACCAGCAGCAACTGTCACCAGATGACCGCGAAGACATTTATTGCAGCTTAGACACCATTGAAAAGAGAAGCAAAGGACTTATTAAATTCATTAATGTATATAAAGATTTCTCTAAGACACCCGAGCTTACTTATAGCAGATTCAACCTGATCAGCATTGTCAATCGTCTACTACAGCTCCTGGCTCCTGATATGGAAAAAGCGAAAGTGCAGCATGAGCTACATTGTTCTTCAACAGAAATAAAAATATGGGCAGATCAACAGCTCATAGAGCAGGTAATTATTAACCTACTAAAAAATGCTCTGGAAGCTGTAAAAGAAACTGAAAAGCCATTAATAAAAATAAATATAGAAGCCGCAATTAATAAAACCAGGATCAGCATAACTAATAATGGCCCCTGGATACCCGCCGAAGAGCTGGAAAAGATATTCATACCGTTCTATAGCACAAAAAAAGGAGGCTCTGGAATAGGTTTAAGCCTCGCCAAGCAAATTATGAAATTGCATCGAGGCAATATACAAGCCTACTCTACAGAGAATGGAAACTCCACCTTCACTCTCACCTTTTAA
- a CDS encoding 4-hydroxy-3-methylbut-2-enyl diphosphate reductase: MKKFDIPEYYKSSITGRIKEARRILDPRKKDFTPTELDFGPVKFYIARHFGFCYGVENAIEKSYKALEDNPDKKVYLLSQMIHNQEVNRDLQSKGIEFIMDTDGTQFIPWENLKPEDIVIIPAFGTTLEIEQKLENIGIEIQKYNTTCPFVEKVWKRSAKLGEEQHTIIIHGKHNHEETRATFSHSAEKAPAVIVKNLKEAELLGEVIKGKISKNEFYELFKGKYSDGFDPEIHFNKVGVVNQTTMLATETQEIADYIKNVIIELYPEDHKEHFADTRDTLCYATNDNQDATYGLLEQEADLALIVGGYNSSNTSHIVELCERKFPSYFINSANEIISRQEINHFDYKNKKELRTQAWLPENEPLKIVLTSGASCPDTLVDEVMLKVLSFFENTMTVEALLAKFEVE; this comes from the coding sequence ATCAAAAAATTCGATATACCCGAGTATTATAAATCTTCCATAACAGGCAGAATAAAGGAAGCACGCAGAATTCTTGATCCGCGCAAAAAGGATTTCACCCCCACCGAACTAGATTTCGGACCGGTTAAATTTTACATTGCCCGGCATTTTGGCTTTTGCTATGGTGTAGAAAATGCCATTGAAAAAAGCTACAAAGCGCTAGAAGATAATCCCGATAAAAAGGTATACCTGCTTAGCCAGATGATTCATAATCAGGAAGTTAACAGAGACTTACAATCAAAGGGTATAGAATTTATTATGGATACTGATGGTACACAGTTTATTCCGTGGGAAAACCTTAAGCCTGAAGATATTGTGATCATACCTGCTTTTGGCACCACATTGGAGATAGAGCAAAAGCTTGAAAATATTGGTATAGAAATACAGAAATACAATACTACTTGTCCTTTTGTAGAGAAAGTATGGAAACGATCTGCCAAGTTGGGAGAGGAACAGCATACTATAATTATTCATGGCAAGCACAACCATGAAGAGACCAGAGCTACTTTTTCGCATAGTGCAGAAAAAGCACCCGCTGTAATTGTTAAAAACCTGAAAGAAGCAGAGTTACTGGGAGAAGTGATAAAGGGTAAGATCAGCAAAAATGAATTTTATGAGCTCTTCAAAGGCAAATATTCTGATGGCTTTGATCCTGAAATTCATTTTAACAAGGTGGGAGTGGTAAACCAAACCACCATGCTCGCTACAGAAACTCAGGAAATAGCCGATTACATTAAAAATGTAATTATAGAATTGTACCCTGAAGATCATAAAGAGCATTTCGCAGACACCAGAGACACGCTCTGCTACGCTACTAATGATAATCAGGATGCTACCTATGGCCTGCTAGAGCAAGAGGCTGACCTGGCACTCATTGTAGGTGGATACAACAGTTCGAACACCTCGCATATAGTAGAGCTATGCGAAAGGAAATTCCCTTCTTACTTTATCAATTCGGCCAATGAAATAATATCTCGCCAAGAGATTAATCATTTTGATTATAAGAACAAAAAGGAACTTAGAACACAGGCCTGGCTACCCGAAAATGAACCGCTGAAAATAGTGCTCACCAGCGGAGCCTCATGCCCCGACACGTTGGTAGACGAAGTAATGCTTAAGGTATTATCCTTTTTTGAAAACACTATGACCGTAGAAGCTTTATTAGCAAAATTTGAAGTAGAATAA
- a CDS encoding cation:proton antiporter domain-containing protein, producing MEIFNSYTAIITISIIVIMSYFFNIISKKTNIPSVLLLILSGVLIKLGLNYFDIPTGQVMFHILEILGIVGLIMIVLEASLDLELTWEKWPLIWKSFAVAFIALLVCSFIISYLLQILVGVSFITGLLYAIPLAIMSSAIVIPSVGELTDDKKEFMVYESTFSDILGIMYFYFLTGNLNNDNVNSVVWDVFSNIFITIVLSIIISYALVLIFQKVQTQVKLFLLIAVLLLLYSIGKQFHLSSLLIILIFGLVLNNHKVFFRGKLRKLLHTPSLGSILRNFHLVTLESAFVVRTFFFVIFGITIDLNSLLNLNVLLISAGIIVVILGVRGLALWLFKGKNLMPEILIAPRGLITILLFFDIPTEFQSDNFNSGILLYTILITSVVMAISLISTGKHIEPVEAVKMAYWKEVDKQIDSIPEQDKNKSVEKKKEEAENDNSEPEQKLNE from the coding sequence ATGGAAATATTTAACTCATACACAGCCATTATTACCATTTCGATCATAGTAATAATGTCTTATTTTTTTAACATCATCTCCAAGAAAACCAATATACCCAGTGTATTATTGTTAATTCTTTCCGGGGTGCTGATTAAACTGGGACTCAATTACTTTGACATCCCCACCGGGCAAGTCATGTTTCACATACTCGAGATCTTGGGTATAGTAGGGTTAATTATGATTGTGCTGGAAGCTTCGCTAGACCTGGAACTGACCTGGGAGAAGTGGCCGCTCATTTGGAAATCATTCGCCGTTGCTTTCATCGCTCTTTTAGTTTGTTCATTTATTATTTCCTATCTGCTTCAGATTCTTGTAGGCGTTTCCTTCATTACCGGACTTTTATATGCTATTCCGCTAGCTATTATGAGTAGTGCCATAGTAATACCTTCTGTAGGTGAACTTACTGATGATAAAAAGGAATTTATGGTATATGAAAGCACTTTTTCTGATATACTAGGAATAATGTATTTCTACTTCCTTACGGGAAACCTCAATAACGACAATGTAAATTCTGTAGTGTGGGATGTGTTTTCAAACATCTTCATCACCATAGTACTTTCTATTATTATCAGCTATGCTCTAGTGCTTATTTTCCAAAAAGTACAGACTCAGGTAAAACTGTTCTTACTGATAGCTGTATTACTGCTGTTATATTCCATTGGTAAGCAGTTTCACCTATCATCATTACTGATCATACTTATATTTGGGCTGGTACTAAATAACCATAAAGTATTCTTTAGAGGCAAACTTCGAAAGCTTCTTCACACACCATCTTTAGGCAGTATTTTAAGAAACTTTCACTTGGTCACTTTAGAGTCGGCCTTTGTAGTAAGAACATTCTTCTTCGTAATATTCGGTATTACTATTGATTTAAATTCTTTACTTAATCTGAATGTACTACTCATCAGTGCTGGTATTATTGTAGTGATTCTGGGGGTCAGAGGCTTGGCTCTATGGCTGTTTAAAGGAAAGAATCTCATGCCTGAAATTCTCATTGCTCCTCGTGGGCTTATCACCATTCTGCTCTTCTTTGATATACCTACAGAATTTCAAAGTGATAATTTTAATTCAGGGATATTGCTTTACACCATACTTATAACCAGTGTAGTAATGGCCATTTCGCTGATATCTACAGGCAAGCATATAGAGCCCGTGGAAGCTGTAAAAATGGCCTATTGGAAGGAAGTAGATAAACAAATTGATTCCATACCAGAACAAGACAAAAATAAATCGGTTGAAAAGAAAAAAGAAGAAGCCGAAAATGACAATTCAGAACCTGAACAAAAACTAAATGAATAA